The Cydia fagiglandana chromosome 4, ilCydFagi1.1, whole genome shotgun sequence genome has a window encoding:
- the LOC134663363 gene encoding autotransporter adhesin BpaC-like, which yields MKKFHCFIFLTCVILKVLAVPPSVCRAEFRWDDCGKPPKPVMYYWKKGSRCEIGIWKGCVPNPNMFADEYECINTCVFVDKPSVRTESEEPETEPTTTVDNSTDVTGATGESSNATEATGESSNATEATNETEATGETTATNAGGNGTEGNSTASGGETTTANGTT from the exons ATGAAGAAATTTCactgttttatttttcttacgtgtgttattttaaaagtattaGCAG TACCACCTTCCGTATGCCGCGCCGAGTTCCGTTGGGACGACTGCGGCAAACCCCCCAAACCTGTCATGTACTACTGGAAGAAGGGCTCCCGTTGCGAAATAGGCATCTGGAAGGGCTGCGTGCCCAACCCGAACATGTTCGCCGACGAATACGAATGTATCAACACCTGCGTGTTCGTCGATAAACCTTCTGTACGAACTGAGAGCGAGGAACCAGAAACGGAACCTACTACAACTGTGGATAACAGCACTGATGTTACTGGAGCTACTGGTGAATCTAGTAATGCTACTGAAGCTACTGGTGAATCTAGTAATGCTACTGAAGCTACTAATGAAACCGAAGCTACTGGTGAAACCACAGCTACTAATGCTGGTGGTAACGGAACTGAAGGCAATAGTACGGCCTCTGGAGGTGAAACTACTACTGCTAATGGTACCACGTAA